One segment of Solanum stenotomum isolate F172 chromosome 1, ASM1918654v1, whole genome shotgun sequence DNA contains the following:
- the LOC125875660 gene encoding uncharacterized protein LOC125875660 codes for MANYRMDSEEEALFRNSPYPLYFVQSPSTLSHANSGELSRHNNINTNISTNNNNINEYSSGCHDSPLPRPETGPLALSRYSSSRGSNHSFSHHEKKISCDSLQSHGTGIDEKRCGAILLVNHGKNGSSVRVNDDDDEDDDDDNDYYGKGNWMRFFSLGYSDSTSWIVVQVTWRLIVSMIVALVVFYIATKPPSPKVSIEIAGVREFGLREGVDGTGVNTKMLTCNSSMILQIDNKSKLFGLYINPPTMEMYFGRVPFILAQGEELYAGSYGPTYFKLNVGTKDKALYGAGRVMQDMLQSGKGLPLLIRVHLSSTFHVVWGLIKPKFHHQIECLVVLHNTYNKKHRTQRYNSTCLLIPS; via the exons ATGGCTAACTATAGAATGGATTCAGAAGAGGAAGCTTTGTTTCGAAATTCTCCATATCCACTTTACTTCGTTCAAAGTCCATCAACTCTCTCACATGCAAATAGCGGAGAATTATCTCGCCATAACAACATCAACACCAACATCagtactaataataataatattaacgaATATTCCTCCGGATGTCATGATTCGCCGTTGCCTAGACCGGAAACCGGTCCGTTAGCTCTCTCTCGATACTCCTCGTCCCGTGGATCTAACCACTCCTTCTCGCATCACGAGAAGAAGATTTCATGTGACTCTCTTCAGAGCCACGGGACGGGGATCGATGAGAAACGTTGTGGTGCAATTTTGTTGGTTAATCATGGGAAAAATGGTAGTAGTGTTCGTGTTAACGATGACGATGATGAGGACGATGACGATGACAATGATTATTATGGGAAAGGAAATTGGATGAGATTTTTTTCGTTGGGATATTCGGATTCGACATCGTGGATTGTTGTGCAAGTAACATGGAGGCTTATTGTGAGTATGATAGTAGCTTTGGTTGTTTTCTACATTGCCACAAAGCCTCCTTCACCTAAGGTTTCTATTGAG ATTGCAGGTGTTCGTGAATTTGGATTAAGAGAAGGAGTAGATGGAACTGGTGTGAACACAAAAATGCTAACATGCAATAGTTCAATGATCTTACAAATTGATAATAAATCTAAGCTCTTTGGGCTTTATATTAATCCCCCTACCATGGAAATGTATTTTGGAAGGGTCCCTTTCATATTAGCACAA GGAGAAGAGCTTTATGCAGGGAGCTATGGGCCAACATACTTCAAGCTAAATGTAGGGACAAAGGACAAGGCATTGTATGGGGCAGGAAGAGTTATGCAAGATATGCTTCAATCAGGCAAAGGATTGCCTTTGCTTATACGCGTGCATCTATCTTCAACTTTTCATGTTGTTTGGGGTCTCATCAAACCCAAATTTCATCACCAAATTGAGTGCCTTGTTGTTCTTCATAATACTTATAATAAAAAACATAGGACCCAAAGGTATAATAGCACTTGTTTGTTGATCCCTTCTTAA
- the LOC125875605 gene encoding protein DETOXIFICATION 43 isoform X1: protein MAEVGNVACTERRWNIPIFVFFEDIRNVFKFDDLGMEILRIAFPAALALAADPIASLIDTAFIGHLGAVEIAAVGVSIAIFNQASKVTIFPLVNITTSFVAEEDTVRRISEKEAKADLEKGKMEKNDSTKQLILTGDNNNDKTETKETVLAPGISYEFNFYTLTVIFFTITKQNNVTFTEFKTTKCESLDNKSKGKLKHVKRHIPSASTAILMGCILGILQTIFLIFLAKPILSLMGVKSDSPMLSPAKKYLTLRAIGAPAVLLSLAMQGVFRGFKDTRTPLLATVAGDLTNIILDPIFIFVFRWGVSGAAIAHVLSQYLISIILLFKLMTEVDLLPPSAKDLQFSKFLKNGFWLLARVIAVTFCVTLAASLAARLGTTQMAAFQVCLQIWLTSSLLADGLAVAGQAILASSFAEKDFQKAKAAGVRVLQMGLVLGFGLSIVVAIGLYFGSGVFSKDKNVIRFIIIAIPFVAGTQPINSVAFVLDGVNFGANDFAYSAYSMVLVGALTITCEFVLSKTNGYIGIWIALAIFMVLRTFAGLWRMGTGTGPWRFLRVPPMSAEVKS, encoded by the exons ATGGCTGAAGTTGGCAATGTAGCTTGCACTGAAAGAAGATGGAACATACCAatctttgttttctttgaaGACATTAG GAATGTCTTTAAATTCGATGATCTTGGCATGGAAATCCTACGTATCGCGTTCCCTGCAGCTCTTGCATTAGCTGCTGATCCTATTGCTTCTCTCATTGATACAGCATTCATCGGTCATTTAG GGGCAGTTGAAATTGCAGCAGTAGGAGTTTCAATTGCCATTTTTAATCAAGCCTCTAAAGTCACAATTTTCCCTTTAGTGAACATAACTACTTCATTTGTTGCTGAGGAAGATACTGTTAGAAGAATTAGTGAAAAAGAAGCAAAAGCTGATTTGGAGAAGGGTAAAATGGAGAAGAATGATTCAACAAAACAGCTAATACTAACTGgtgataataacaatgacaaGACGGAAACCAAAGAGACTGTGTTAGCACCAGGTATATCTTACGAGTTTAACTTTTATACACTGACagtcattttttttactataactAAACAAAATAATGTTACGTTTACAGAATTTAAGACGACAAAATGTGAGTCTTTGGATAATAAAAGTAAAGGCAAACTCAAACATGTGAAGCGACATATTCCATCAGCTTCAACTGCAATTCTCATGGGATGCATTCTTGGCATTCTCCAGACGATTTTCCTTATATTTCTGGCGAAACCAATTTTAAGCTTAATGGGTGTGAAATCT GATTCTCCTATGCTTTCTCCAGCAAAGAAGTATTTGACCTTGAGGGCAATTGGTGCCCCTGCAGTCCTTCTTTCTTTGGCTATGCAAGGCGTTTTTCGCGGTTTCAAGGATACTAGAACTCCGTTATTAGCTACTG TTGCTGGAGATTTGACAAACATAATTTTGGACCcaatctttatttttgttttccgTTGGGGTGTTAGTGGTGCTGCCATTGCTCATGTTCTTTCTCA GTACTTGATATCGATTATTCTCCTATTTAAATTGATGACAGAAGTTGATCTATTACCTCCTAGCGCGAAAGATCTGCAGTTCAGCAAATTTCTCAAGAATG GATTTTGGTTACTAGCAAGGGTGATAGCTGTTACATTTTGTGTGACATTGGCTGCATCGTTGGCTGCACGATTAGGCACAACGCAGATGGCTGCATTTCAAGTTTGCTTACAAATCTGGCTAACATCATCTCTGCTTGCTGATGGATTAGCTGTAGCAGGACAG GCAATACTTGCTTCTTCATTTGCTGAGAAAGACTTCCAAAAGGCAAAGGCTGCAGGAGTTCGAGTCCTACAG ATGGGATTAGTGTTGGGATTCGGACTTTCTATAGTTGTTGCAATTGGGTTATACTTCGGATCAGGAGTCTTTTCAAAGGACAAAAATGTTATCCGTTTCATAATCATTGCCATCCCG TTTGTTGCTGGTACACAACCAATCAATTCAGTGGCATTTGTGTTAGATGGTGTCAACTTTGGAGCAAATGATTTTGCATACTCTGCATATTCCATG GTTTTGGTTGGTGCACTAACCATAACCTGTGAGTTTGTCCTTTCAAAAACCAATGGCTACATTGGTATATGGATTGCTTTAGCCATATTCATGGTCCTGCGTACATTTGCCGGTTTATGGAG GATGGGGACAGGAACAGGACCATGGCGTTTTCTGCGGGTTCCACCGATGTCAGCAGAAGTCAAGTCATAG
- the LOC125875605 gene encoding protein DETOXIFICATION 43 isoform X2, with protein sequence MAEVGNVACTERRWNIPIFVFFEDIRNVFKFDDLGMEILRIAFPAALALAADPIASLIDTAFIGHLGAVEIAAVGVSIAIFNQASKVTIFPLVNITTSFVAEEDTVRRISEKEAKADLEKGKMEKNDSTKQLILTGDNNNDKTETKETVLAPEFKTTKCESLDNKSKGKLKHVKRHIPSASTAILMGCILGILQTIFLIFLAKPILSLMGVKSDSPMLSPAKKYLTLRAIGAPAVLLSLAMQGVFRGFKDTRTPLLATVAGDLTNIILDPIFIFVFRWGVSGAAIAHVLSQYLISIILLFKLMTEVDLLPPSAKDLQFSKFLKNGFWLLARVIAVTFCVTLAASLAARLGTTQMAAFQVCLQIWLTSSLLADGLAVAGQAILASSFAEKDFQKAKAAGVRVLQMGLVLGFGLSIVVAIGLYFGSGVFSKDKNVIRFIIIAIPFVAGTQPINSVAFVLDGVNFGANDFAYSAYSMVLVGALTITCEFVLSKTNGYIGIWIALAIFMVLRTFAGLWRMGTGTGPWRFLRVPPMSAEVKS encoded by the exons ATGGCTGAAGTTGGCAATGTAGCTTGCACTGAAAGAAGATGGAACATACCAatctttgttttctttgaaGACATTAG GAATGTCTTTAAATTCGATGATCTTGGCATGGAAATCCTACGTATCGCGTTCCCTGCAGCTCTTGCATTAGCTGCTGATCCTATTGCTTCTCTCATTGATACAGCATTCATCGGTCATTTAG GGGCAGTTGAAATTGCAGCAGTAGGAGTTTCAATTGCCATTTTTAATCAAGCCTCTAAAGTCACAATTTTCCCTTTAGTGAACATAACTACTTCATTTGTTGCTGAGGAAGATACTGTTAGAAGAATTAGTGAAAAAGAAGCAAAAGCTGATTTGGAGAAGGGTAAAATGGAGAAGAATGATTCAACAAAACAGCTAATACTAACTGgtgataataacaatgacaaGACGGAAACCAAAGAGACTGTGTTAGCACCAG AATTTAAGACGACAAAATGTGAGTCTTTGGATAATAAAAGTAAAGGCAAACTCAAACATGTGAAGCGACATATTCCATCAGCTTCAACTGCAATTCTCATGGGATGCATTCTTGGCATTCTCCAGACGATTTTCCTTATATTTCTGGCGAAACCAATTTTAAGCTTAATGGGTGTGAAATCT GATTCTCCTATGCTTTCTCCAGCAAAGAAGTATTTGACCTTGAGGGCAATTGGTGCCCCTGCAGTCCTTCTTTCTTTGGCTATGCAAGGCGTTTTTCGCGGTTTCAAGGATACTAGAACTCCGTTATTAGCTACTG TTGCTGGAGATTTGACAAACATAATTTTGGACCcaatctttatttttgttttccgTTGGGGTGTTAGTGGTGCTGCCATTGCTCATGTTCTTTCTCA GTACTTGATATCGATTATTCTCCTATTTAAATTGATGACAGAAGTTGATCTATTACCTCCTAGCGCGAAAGATCTGCAGTTCAGCAAATTTCTCAAGAATG GATTTTGGTTACTAGCAAGGGTGATAGCTGTTACATTTTGTGTGACATTGGCTGCATCGTTGGCTGCACGATTAGGCACAACGCAGATGGCTGCATTTCAAGTTTGCTTACAAATCTGGCTAACATCATCTCTGCTTGCTGATGGATTAGCTGTAGCAGGACAG GCAATACTTGCTTCTTCATTTGCTGAGAAAGACTTCCAAAAGGCAAAGGCTGCAGGAGTTCGAGTCCTACAG ATGGGATTAGTGTTGGGATTCGGACTTTCTATAGTTGTTGCAATTGGGTTATACTTCGGATCAGGAGTCTTTTCAAAGGACAAAAATGTTATCCGTTTCATAATCATTGCCATCCCG TTTGTTGCTGGTACACAACCAATCAATTCAGTGGCATTTGTGTTAGATGGTGTCAACTTTGGAGCAAATGATTTTGCATACTCTGCATATTCCATG GTTTTGGTTGGTGCACTAACCATAACCTGTGAGTTTGTCCTTTCAAAAACCAATGGCTACATTGGTATATGGATTGCTTTAGCCATATTCATGGTCCTGCGTACATTTGCCGGTTTATGGAG GATGGGGACAGGAACAGGACCATGGCGTTTTCTGCGGGTTCCACCGATGTCAGCAGAAGTCAAGTCATAG
- the LOC125875605 gene encoding protein DETOXIFICATION 43 isoform X4: MAEVGNVACTERRWNIPIFVFFEDIRNVFKFDDLGMEILRIAFPAALALAADPIASLIDTAFIGHLGAVEIAAVGVSIAIFNQASKVTIFPLVNITTSFVAEEDTVRRISEKEAKADLEKGKMEKNDSTKQLILTGDNNNDKTETKETVLAPEFKTTKCESLDNKSKGKLKHVKRHIPSASTAILMGCILGILQTIFLIFLAKPILSLMGVKSDSPMLSPAKKYLTLRAIGAPAVLLSLAMQGVFRGFKDTRTPLLATVAGDLTNIILDPIFIFVFRWGVSGAAIAHVLSQYLISIILLFKLMTEVDLLPPSAKDLQFSKFLKNGFWLLARVIAVTFCVTLAASLAARLGTTQMAAFQVCLQIWLTSSLLADGLAVAGQAILASSFAEKDFQKAKAAGVRVLQMGLVLGFGLSIVVAIGLYFGSGVFSKDKNVIRFIIIAIPFVAGTQPINSVAFVLDGVNFGANDFAYSAYSMVG; the protein is encoded by the exons ATGGCTGAAGTTGGCAATGTAGCTTGCACTGAAAGAAGATGGAACATACCAatctttgttttctttgaaGACATTAG GAATGTCTTTAAATTCGATGATCTTGGCATGGAAATCCTACGTATCGCGTTCCCTGCAGCTCTTGCATTAGCTGCTGATCCTATTGCTTCTCTCATTGATACAGCATTCATCGGTCATTTAG GGGCAGTTGAAATTGCAGCAGTAGGAGTTTCAATTGCCATTTTTAATCAAGCCTCTAAAGTCACAATTTTCCCTTTAGTGAACATAACTACTTCATTTGTTGCTGAGGAAGATACTGTTAGAAGAATTAGTGAAAAAGAAGCAAAAGCTGATTTGGAGAAGGGTAAAATGGAGAAGAATGATTCAACAAAACAGCTAATACTAACTGgtgataataacaatgacaaGACGGAAACCAAAGAGACTGTGTTAGCACCAG AATTTAAGACGACAAAATGTGAGTCTTTGGATAATAAAAGTAAAGGCAAACTCAAACATGTGAAGCGACATATTCCATCAGCTTCAACTGCAATTCTCATGGGATGCATTCTTGGCATTCTCCAGACGATTTTCCTTATATTTCTGGCGAAACCAATTTTAAGCTTAATGGGTGTGAAATCT GATTCTCCTATGCTTTCTCCAGCAAAGAAGTATTTGACCTTGAGGGCAATTGGTGCCCCTGCAGTCCTTCTTTCTTTGGCTATGCAAGGCGTTTTTCGCGGTTTCAAGGATACTAGAACTCCGTTATTAGCTACTG TTGCTGGAGATTTGACAAACATAATTTTGGACCcaatctttatttttgttttccgTTGGGGTGTTAGTGGTGCTGCCATTGCTCATGTTCTTTCTCA GTACTTGATATCGATTATTCTCCTATTTAAATTGATGACAGAAGTTGATCTATTACCTCCTAGCGCGAAAGATCTGCAGTTCAGCAAATTTCTCAAGAATG GATTTTGGTTACTAGCAAGGGTGATAGCTGTTACATTTTGTGTGACATTGGCTGCATCGTTGGCTGCACGATTAGGCACAACGCAGATGGCTGCATTTCAAGTTTGCTTACAAATCTGGCTAACATCATCTCTGCTTGCTGATGGATTAGCTGTAGCAGGACAG GCAATACTTGCTTCTTCATTTGCTGAGAAAGACTTCCAAAAGGCAAAGGCTGCAGGAGTTCGAGTCCTACAG ATGGGATTAGTGTTGGGATTCGGACTTTCTATAGTTGTTGCAATTGGGTTATACTTCGGATCAGGAGTCTTTTCAAAGGACAAAAATGTTATCCGTTTCATAATCATTGCCATCCCG